A section of the Roseovarius sp. W115 genome encodes:
- a CDS encoding histidine phosphatase family protein has product MAEIILVRHGQANSTATDEESYDRLSDLGREQAKWLGDHLRETNPRFDRVLTGTLSRQVETARAMGYDRPSQDTRLNELSYFALADAALTEHGVPTPQSTADFATHLPLLMDLWMSDQLSDVPERFDSFASRITHLIDEMCNAAGRTLLVTSGGVIGVAMRHALNLDKKGMAKIMLQVTNASLHRLHFVHETLMVGGFNATPHLDTPERAHARTYV; this is encoded by the coding sequence GTGGCTGAAATCATCTTAGTACGGCACGGTCAGGCCAACAGCACTGCGACCGACGAAGAAAGCTATGATCGCTTGTCTGATCTGGGCCGGGAACAGGCAAAATGGCTCGGCGATCATCTGCGTGAAACCAATCCACGGTTCGACAGAGTTTTGACCGGAACCCTAAGCCGGCAAGTCGAGACAGCTCGCGCAATGGGCTACGACAGACCCAGCCAAGATACGAGACTGAATGAGTTGAGTTACTTCGCGCTGGCCGATGCGGCCCTGACCGAACATGGTGTGCCAACTCCGCAGTCGACGGCCGATTTCGCCACGCATCTGCCGCTCTTGATGGACTTGTGGATGAGCGATCAGTTGTCCGACGTGCCTGAGAGGTTTGACAGCTTTGCGTCCCGGATCACGCATCTCATTGATGAGATGTGCAATGCCGCCGGGAGGACGCTTTTGGTAACGTCTGGTGGCGTAATTGGCGTGGCCATGCGCCACGCTCTGAATCTCGACAAGAAAGGCATGGCAAAGATCATGCTGCAGGTCACAAACGCCTCTCTGCATCGATTGCATTTTGTGCATGAGACACTGATGGTCGGCGGGTTCAATGCCACACCTCATCTGGATACCCCCGAACGTGCCCATGCCCGCACATACGTCTAG
- a CDS encoding response regulator transcription factor — MTQVADAPLISILDDEPAIRTILASALEDAGFRTMSFARATEFEAALAKTSPDVCLVDLSLPDKDGLTVVHQLALEQGARVIIISGRAEVRDRVTGLELGADDYIIKPFDPSEVVARIRAHLRRDAPTENKGDTATFNGWIAHFDRYVLCNEAGIETPFSHAEGEVLRLFLERPKRLISRQSMQETLGGAAGESFDRAMDVRISRLRTKLNEDPKNPKLIKTIYGAGYIFLGDVHWS; from the coding sequence ATGACCCAAGTTGCAGATGCTCCGCTGATCTCGATTCTCGATGACGAACCGGCCATTCGCACCATACTGGCCAGTGCTTTGGAAGATGCAGGGTTTCGGACCATGTCGTTCGCTCGCGCCACTGAATTTGAAGCAGCACTGGCGAAAACCTCACCAGATGTATGTCTGGTTGACCTTTCGTTGCCTGACAAGGACGGGCTAACAGTGGTACACCAGTTGGCCCTAGAACAAGGTGCACGGGTGATCATCATTTCCGGGCGTGCCGAAGTGCGCGACAGGGTCACTGGGCTAGAGCTTGGAGCAGATGATTATATCATCAAACCGTTTGACCCATCTGAGGTGGTTGCACGTATCAGAGCGCACCTGCGGCGGGATGCTCCAACAGAAAACAAGGGAGACACAGCAACGTTCAATGGCTGGATCGCGCATTTCGATCGTTACGTCCTTTGCAATGAAGCTGGCATCGAAACACCGTTTTCGCATGCCGAAGGTGAGGTCCTGCGACTCTTTCTGGAGCGTCCCAAGCGCCTCATTTCCCGGCAATCCATGCAAGAGACTTTGGGCGGTGCAGCGGGAGAGAGCTTTGACAGGGCCATGGACGTCCGGATTTCGCGCCTTCGAACCAAGCTGAATGAAGACCCAAAAAACCCAAAACTGATCAAAACAATTTATGGGGCAGGCTATATATTTCTTGGGGATGTACATTGGAGTTGA
- a CDS encoding PAS-domain containing protein: protein MSQTDKTQMTIAGLNLIQQALTIYDRDLHLAVCNRRFQEMFDLPMALVTPGAQFADTIRYLAERGDYGDVGDVDHFVADRVEIARAFEPHYMERTRASGRIISVEGSPLPEGGWVTVYTDITKTRRQEELLSTRSEELSDQLVSYSQDLTSANRKLEATITALEEAKRQITEAEARMRLTTEMVPAHIAHIGPDWRYTYSNRRLSVIMPGTQANPVGLTPKTALGEQPFAILEPHLKNAFDGAPGVFEFTHEESSRRIRVALTPDRATGGVYILSMDITEEAQTRAALQQTRRREMAAQLTSGLAHDFSNLLTIILGMQSRLQIMALPEDGAELIAATINAARRGGSLLNRIADMTGPRDYTPQAIDIPGFLSDLSTLVISTLPEDVVFETINAVGQRTCLLDPGMLQDSLLNLAINARDACGDTGNITLRIETIQDTWIDFIMQDTGAGFSEKALAHAFDPFFTTKGGEGSGLGLTMVYDMTKLAGGRVILANHTAGGSVTLRLPFRATDRIDAPGLVLLVEDSPDLRDSIRDMLRDAGHNVIEASNVPEAITLAQNMPEITAILSDISLEGEETGLDLIKALSGDTRPVFLITSLPKGDPLHRAARQIAPVMRKPFHASALEEFLKSGVCA, encoded by the coding sequence ATGAGCCAAACTGACAAAACACAGATGACCATCGCTGGTCTCAATCTGATCCAGCAAGCACTCACGATTTATGATCGCGATCTGCATCTTGCGGTATGCAACCGCCGCTTTCAGGAAATGTTCGATCTGCCCATGGCTCTGGTCACACCTGGCGCACAGTTTGCCGACACGATCCGATATCTGGCCGAACGCGGCGACTACGGCGATGTCGGTGATGTCGACCACTTCGTTGCGGACAGAGTGGAGATCGCACGCGCGTTTGAGCCACATTACATGGAACGTACGCGCGCCAGTGGGCGGATCATCTCGGTGGAAGGTTCCCCTCTGCCAGAAGGAGGATGGGTCACGGTCTATACAGACATAACAAAAACCCGCCGACAAGAAGAACTGCTCAGCACGCGATCAGAAGAACTGTCAGATCAACTTGTCAGCTACTCACAGGACCTCACTTCCGCAAACCGTAAACTTGAGGCAACTATCACAGCTCTGGAGGAGGCCAAACGCCAAATCACCGAAGCAGAAGCGCGCATGCGGCTGACCACGGAAATGGTTCCCGCACATATCGCGCATATCGGTCCAGACTGGCGCTACACTTACTCCAACCGTCGACTGAGTGTGATCATGCCCGGAACGCAAGCCAACCCTGTAGGCCTGACCCCCAAAACGGCACTCGGAGAGCAACCCTTTGCTATTCTAGAGCCGCATTTGAAGAATGCGTTTGATGGCGCGCCTGGCGTCTTTGAATTCACTCACGAGGAAAGCTCGCGCCGAATTCGTGTGGCACTCACGCCTGATCGGGCAACGGGAGGGGTGTATATTTTGTCGATGGACATAACCGAGGAGGCGCAAACGCGCGCAGCCTTGCAACAAACGCGACGGCGTGAAATGGCCGCGCAGCTTACGTCCGGCCTGGCGCATGACTTTTCCAACTTGCTGACCATCATTCTGGGAATGCAGTCACGCCTACAAATCATGGCTCTACCTGAGGATGGTGCAGAGTTGATCGCAGCCACAATCAATGCGGCGCGGCGCGGGGGAAGCTTGTTGAATCGTATCGCAGATATGACCGGGCCCAGGGACTATACACCACAGGCCATAGATATCCCTGGTTTCCTCAGCGACCTGAGCACCTTGGTGATATCCACATTGCCCGAAGACGTGGTATTTGAGACGATAAACGCTGTGGGCCAAAGAACCTGTCTGCTCGATCCCGGCATGTTGCAGGATTCTCTGCTCAACCTGGCAATAAACGCGCGTGACGCCTGTGGCGATACGGGCAATATCACGCTTCGCATTGAGACAATACAAGACACTTGGATCGACTTTATCATGCAAGATACAGGCGCTGGGTTTTCGGAAAAGGCGTTGGCGCATGCGTTCGATCCATTTTTCACAACCAAAGGCGGCGAAGGCTCGGGGCTTGGCCTGACGATGGTTTACGACATGACAAAACTGGCGGGCGGGCGCGTTATCTTGGCCAATCATACTGCAGGCGGTTCTGTTACATTGCGTCTGCCCTTCCGAGCCACCGATAGGATCGACGCGCCGGGACTAGTGCTACTTGTTGAAGACAGCCCCGATTTGCGCGACTCAATACGCGATATGCTGCGTGATGCGGGGCACAACGTGATTGAGGCATCGAACGTGCCTGAGGCTATTACTCTGGCCCAAAACATGCCAGAGATCACTGCAATCCTGTCAGATATTTCTCTGGAAGGAGAAGAAACCGGGCTTGACCTGATCAAAGCTTTGTCTGGCGACACACGGCCTGTGTTTCTAATCACATCACTACCGAAAGGTGATCCGCTACACCGGGCGGCGCGGCAAATCGCACCGGTTATGCGCAAACCGTTTCACGCAAGCGCCTTGGAAGAGTTTCTCAAGTCCGGGGTCTGTGCATGA
- a CDS encoding 2-hydroxychromene-2-carboxylate isomerase, translating to MTKAKLNFWFEFASTYSYLSVMRLPDLAAATDVKVSWRPFLLGPIFKSQGWDTSPFVVYPAKGKHMLRDMERRAERCGLRFRHPSPFPQNSLLAARVAQIALEEPQGVTFCQNVYLMQFDEGQNIEEPEVIAACLEAAKLPTDIIERAQEVPNKHRLRETTEEAMRHGIFGAPSFTVGDELFWGDDRLEAALEWAAKAEP from the coding sequence ATGACAAAAGCCAAGCTGAATTTCTGGTTCGAATTTGCCTCGACCTATTCCTATCTCAGTGTGATGAGACTGCCTGACCTGGCTGCAGCAACGGATGTCAAAGTGAGTTGGCGACCTTTTCTGCTTGGGCCGATTTTCAAATCGCAAGGCTGGGACACATCGCCTTTCGTTGTTTATCCCGCCAAGGGAAAACACATGCTGCGCGATATGGAGCGGCGTGCAGAACGCTGCGGCTTGCGGTTTCGACATCCCAGTCCCTTCCCACAAAACAGTCTGTTGGCGGCGCGCGTGGCACAGATTGCACTTGAAGAACCACAAGGCGTTACGTTTTGCCAAAACGTTTACTTAATGCAATTCGATGAAGGACAGAACATCGAGGAGCCGGAGGTGATCGCCGCTTGTTTAGAAGCCGCAAAACTTCCCACGGACATAATTGAACGGGCGCAAGAGGTTCCCAACAAGCATCGCCTGCGTGAAACCACCGAAGAGGCCATGCGTCACGGCATTTTCGGCGCACCAAGCTTTACCGTGGGCGATGAGCTTTTTTGGGGTGATGACCGGCTAGAAGCAGCGCTGGAATGGGCTGCCAAAGCAGAACCATGA
- a CDS encoding AMP-binding protein, which produces MAAEGLQSIPALLHRNATQFGAKPAYREKEYGIWQTWSWAETEKEIEALALGLLNLGVNEGDFIAIAGRNRPYFYWSMVAAQCVGAVPVPVYQDAAAEEMAYVLDHCGARFAIVEDQEQVDKIIEIQDRLHQFEHMIYVDPRGLRKYDHHKLHEFSHVQQQGRAARDEFSGDLSERRAKLDYDSTCVMLYTSGTTGKPKGVVLSNRNIIEASKSSSEFDKLTGTEEVLAYLPMAWVGDFIFSIGQAYWCGFCVNCPESTDTMHVDLREIGPTYYFAPPRVFETQLTNVMIRMEDAGRFKRWLFEKFMDHARKVGPAILDGGSVSGWDRLKYKLGNLMIYGPLKDTLGFGRVRVGYTAGEAIGPEIFEFYRALGINLKQLYGQTEASVFITLQPDGEVRNDTVGIAAPGVELRIADNGEVFYRSAGVFEEYYKNPESTASTKDAEGWVATGDAGFIDESSGHLRIIDRAKDVGKMADGQMFAPKYVENKLKFYPNILEAVVFGNQRDECTAFINIDLNAVGNWAERNNIGYASYQELAGHPQVLETIKSHVEEVNRSLAEDPMLAHCQVHRFIVLHKELDADDGEMTRTRKVRRGVISEKFEDLLGALYDGSDDIFTTTEVTYEDGRKGSISATLSIVSARVEAVSAPDKVAAE; this is translated from the coding sequence ATGGCGGCGGAGGGGCTTCAGTCCATTCCGGCGCTTCTTCATCGGAATGCTACCCAGTTTGGGGCAAAACCGGCTTACCGCGAAAAAGAATACGGTATCTGGCAAACCTGGAGCTGGGCTGAGACCGAGAAAGAGATTGAAGCGCTTGCTCTGGGATTGCTGAACCTTGGCGTCAACGAGGGCGACTTCATTGCTATCGCGGGACGCAATCGGCCTTACTTTTATTGGTCTATGGTCGCAGCGCAATGCGTAGGTGCTGTGCCGGTTCCTGTATATCAGGACGCAGCCGCCGAAGAGATGGCCTATGTCCTGGATCATTGCGGGGCACGCTTTGCCATTGTTGAAGACCAGGAGCAGGTCGACAAGATCATCGAGATACAAGACCGCCTGCATCAATTCGAGCATATGATCTATGTCGACCCACGCGGTTTGCGAAAGTACGACCATCACAAACTTCATGAATTCAGCCATGTGCAGCAACAAGGTCGCGCTGCACGAGACGAGTTTTCGGGAGATTTGTCAGAAAGGCGCGCCAAACTTGATTACGACAGCACCTGCGTCATGCTGTACACGTCCGGGACGACGGGGAAACCCAAAGGTGTGGTGCTTTCAAACCGCAACATCATCGAGGCATCAAAATCCTCCTCTGAGTTCGACAAACTAACCGGCACCGAAGAGGTGCTGGCCTATCTGCCCATGGCGTGGGTTGGGGATTTCATTTTTTCCATCGGTCAGGCTTATTGGTGCGGGTTCTGCGTGAACTGCCCCGAAAGTACAGACACGATGCATGTTGACCTGCGAGAAATCGGACCGACCTACTATTTTGCTCCACCGCGCGTTTTCGAGACACAGCTCACAAATGTGATGATCCGCATGGAAGATGCCGGGCGGTTCAAACGATGGCTTTTTGAAAAGTTCATGGACCATGCCCGCAAGGTAGGCCCGGCCATTCTCGATGGTGGATCGGTCAGCGGTTGGGATCGCCTAAAATACAAACTTGGGAATCTGATGATCTATGGCCCGCTGAAAGACACGCTTGGGTTCGGGCGTGTGCGTGTCGGATATACGGCTGGTGAAGCGATTGGTCCTGAGATTTTTGAGTTTTACCGTGCGCTGGGCATTAATTTGAAACAGCTCTACGGCCAAACCGAGGCCAGCGTTTTCATCACTCTTCAACCTGATGGCGAAGTGCGCAACGACACGGTTGGCATTGCGGCACCGGGTGTCGAGCTGCGTATCGCGGACAACGGTGAGGTGTTCTATCGCAGCGCAGGCGTGTTTGAGGAATATTACAAAAACCCCGAAAGCACCGCGTCGACCAAGGATGCCGAGGGTTGGGTTGCGACAGGGGATGCCGGCTTTATCGACGAAAGCTCTGGGCACCTTCGAATTATCGACCGTGCTAAGGATGTGGGCAAAATGGCCGACGGTCAGATGTTCGCTCCCAAATATGTTGAAAACAAACTGAAATTCTATCCCAACATTCTGGAGGCTGTGGTTTTTGGCAATCAAAGGGATGAATGCACAGCGTTTATCAACATTGACTTGAACGCCGTGGGCAATTGGGCAGAGCGCAACAATATTGGGTACGCCTCCTATCAGGAACTGGCTGGTCATCCGCAGGTTCTTGAGACGATCAAGAGCCATGTCGAAGAGGTCAATCGGTCGCTCGCCGAAGACCCGATGCTGGCGCATTGTCAGGTGCATCGTTTCATCGTTTTGCACAAGGAACTGGATGCGGATGACGGTGAAATGACCCGCACGCGCAAGGTGCGCCGCGGCGTGATCTCGGAGAAATTCGAAGACCTTTTGGGTGCGCTTTATGACGGTTCGGACGACATTTTCACGACCACAGAGGTGACCTACGAGGATGGGCGGAAAGGCTCGATCAGCGCTACGCTGAGCATTGTTTCGGCAAGGGTCGAAGCCGTGAGTGCACCAGATAAAGTAGCAGCGGAATAG
- a CDS encoding ABC transporter ATP-binding protein has product MLDATEGYTTEDGRKIGGVVMEMKNITLRFGGVVAIKDISFDIREGEIRAIIGPNGAGKSSMLNVISGFYNPQEGEVWYQGQKRPPMKPFEVAQQGIARTFQNIALFEGMTVLDNVMTGRIRQMKSGLFAQAFWKGKAEQEETENREFVEKIIDFLEIQHIRKTPVGRLPYGLKKRVELARALAAEPSILLLDEPMAGMNVEEKEDMSRFVLDVNDEFGTTIVLIEHDMGVVMDLSDRVVVMDYGKKIGDGTPDEVRSNQAVIDAYLGVAHD; this is encoded by the coding sequence ATGCTTGACGCAACCGAAGGCTACACCACAGAAGACGGTCGCAAGATTGGTGGGGTGGTGATGGAGATGAAGAATATCACGCTGCGCTTTGGCGGGGTGGTGGCGATCAAGGATATTTCTTTTGATATTCGCGAAGGCGAAATTCGCGCCATCATCGGGCCGAACGGTGCTGGGAAGTCCTCAATGCTCAATGTCATCTCGGGGTTTTACAATCCGCAGGAAGGCGAGGTCTGGTATCAGGGGCAAAAGCGCCCGCCGATGAAGCCCTTTGAAGTGGCGCAGCAGGGCATCGCCCGCACGTTTCAGAACATTGCGTTGTTTGAAGGTATGACTGTGCTGGACAACGTTATGACGGGCCGTATCCGTCAGATGAAGTCCGGACTGTTTGCGCAGGCATTCTGGAAGGGAAAGGCCGAGCAGGAAGAGACGGAAAATCGTGAATTTGTCGAGAAAATCATCGATTTTCTAGAAATTCAGCATATCCGCAAAACTCCTGTTGGGCGGCTTCCATATGGTCTCAAGAAACGCGTGGAACTGGCTCGTGCGCTCGCGGCTGAGCCATCCATTTTGCTTCTGGATGAACCCATGGCGGGCATGAATGTCGAAGAGAAGGAAGACATGTCTCGGTTCGTGCTGGATGTGAATGATGAGTTTGGAACAACCATTGTTCTGATCGAGCATGACATGGGCGTTGTTATGGACCTGTCTGACCGGGTTGTGGTCATGGATTACGGCAAAAAAATTGGCGACGGCACACCCGATGAGGTGCGTAGTAACCAGGCGGTGATTGATGCCTATCTGGGGGTCGCGCATGACTGA
- a CDS encoding branched-chain amino acid ABC transporter permease has protein sequence MPDQLIFGMEVFLNGLMAGVLYALVALGFVLIYKASGIFNYAQGIMALFAAMTLVGIMEGLVPFAHLINTIFGTNIHHFGWHVPALAAILLTVLVMVGFAWVVNVVIFKHLVNQEPIILFMATIGLAYFMDGFALIMWFSDIKALDVGLPQGINAAIDEATFQIFDYGFFIDNLDIVATLVAAVLVFSLIVFAQRSKQGRAMRAVADDHQAALSVGISLNFIWVMVWSLAGFVALVAGMMWGTKSGVQFSLSLIALKALPVLMLGGFTSIPGAIVGGLIIGVGEQLFEFAIGQPYLGGATQNWFAYVLALIFLCFRPQGLFGEKIIERV, from the coding sequence ATGCCTGATCAGCTCATCTTCGGAATGGAAGTTTTCCTTAACGGGTTAATGGCGGGGGTACTCTATGCTCTTGTCGCTCTTGGATTTGTCCTCATCTACAAAGCGTCGGGCATATTCAACTACGCTCAGGGGATCATGGCGCTGTTTGCGGCCATGACGTTGGTTGGAATTATGGAAGGCTTGGTGCCTTTTGCACATCTGATCAACACCATCTTTGGAACCAACATTCATCACTTCGGCTGGCACGTTCCGGCCCTTGCTGCGATTTTGCTCACTGTTCTGGTCATGGTCGGGTTTGCCTGGGTGGTCAACGTCGTGATCTTCAAGCACCTGGTGAACCAGGAACCCATCATTTTGTTCATGGCGACGATCGGTCTGGCTTATTTTATGGACGGGTTTGCGCTCATCATGTGGTTCTCTGACATTAAGGCGCTGGATGTCGGGCTTCCGCAAGGGATCAATGCCGCGATTGACGAAGCGACGTTCCAAATCTTCGACTACGGGTTTTTTATCGACAACCTCGATATCGTTGCGACGTTGGTCGCTGCGGTTCTCGTGTTCTCACTGATCGTATTTGCACAGCGCTCCAAGCAAGGTCGGGCCATGCGCGCGGTGGCTGATGACCATCAGGCGGCGCTTTCGGTTGGGATCAGCCTGAACTTCATCTGGGTGATGGTCTGGTCGCTGGCGGGGTTTGTCGCGCTGGTCGCCGGAATGATGTGGGGCACAAAGTCGGGCGTACAATTTTCGTTGTCACTGATTGCCTTGAAGGCTCTTCCGGTTTTGATGCTGGGAGGGTTCACATCGATACCGGGTGCAATCGTCGGCGGATTGATCATTGGTGTGGGTGAGCAACTTTTCGAATTTGCGATTGGCCAGCCATATCTGGGCGGTGCAACACAGAATTGGTTTGCCTATGTCTTGGCGCTTATCTTTCTGTGTTTCCGACCCCAGGGCCTTTTTGGCGAAAAGATCATCGAGAGGGTGTGA
- a CDS encoding branched-chain amino acid ABC transporter permease produces the protein MIYRESGDFSTTYSQDSQTFPIKFDRYRYYVLLVLAFAVVPFVINDYWVNAVFLPFLIYSIAAIGLNILVGYCGQVSLGTGGFMAVGAYACYKLMTAFPDVNIFFHIILSGGITAFVCVLFGLPSLRIKGFYLAVATLAAQFFLVWMFNRIGWFYNYSASGQINAPERTVFGVPVTGAETAPWAAYLFCLVFTVVCALVARNMTRGMQGRQWMAIRDMDIAAEIIGVNPLRAKLSAFAVSGFFVGLSGALFFAVYLGAVEVGEVFGISKSFLVLFMVIIGGLGSIFGSFAGAAFLVLLPVFLKNVLVGGLGWPTDLVEHMQFMIVGAMIIIFLILEPHGLAQLWRVAKEKLRLWPFPH, from the coding sequence ATGATTTACCGTGAGTCCGGTGACTTTTCGACAACCTATAGTCAAGATAGTCAGACCTTTCCGATCAAATTTGACCGCTACCGGTACTACGTGCTTTTGGTCCTGGCCTTTGCGGTCGTGCCCTTTGTGATCAATGACTACTGGGTAAATGCCGTCTTCCTGCCTTTCCTGATTTATTCGATTGCGGCCATCGGGCTGAATATTCTGGTGGGGTATTGTGGCCAGGTCAGTCTTGGCACAGGCGGGTTTATGGCTGTGGGGGCCTATGCCTGTTACAAGCTGATGACGGCCTTTCCGGATGTGAATATCTTTTTCCACATCATTCTGTCGGGCGGGATCACGGCCTTTGTCTGCGTGTTGTTCGGGTTGCCGAGCTTACGGATCAAAGGATTTTACCTGGCGGTTGCCACCTTGGCTGCACAGTTCTTTCTGGTCTGGATGTTCAACCGGATTGGCTGGTTCTACAATTACTCGGCCTCAGGACAGATCAATGCACCGGAGCGAACAGTTTTTGGGGTGCCGGTGACGGGAGCCGAAACCGCGCCTTGGGCGGCGTATTTGTTCTGTTTGGTGTTCACCGTGGTTTGCGCACTCGTTGCTCGGAACATGACGCGGGGCATGCAAGGGCGGCAATGGATGGCCATTCGTGACATGGACATCGCCGCCGAAATCATTGGTGTGAACCCGCTCAGAGCCAAATTGTCGGCCTTTGCAGTGTCCGGGTTTTTTGTCGGTCTGTCCGGTGCCTTGTTTTTCGCGGTCTACCTTGGCGCCGTGGAAGTGGGCGAGGTGTTTGGCATCAGCAAATCGTTCCTTGTCCTCTTTATGGTGATCATCGGTGGGCTGGGGTCGATCTTTGGCAGTTTTGCCGGAGCGGCTTTCCTTGTGCTGTTGCCTGTCTTTTTGAAGAACGTTCTGGTCGGCGGCCTGGGGTGGCCCACCGATTTGGTCGAGCACATGCAATTCATGATCGTCGGGGCGATGATCATTATCTTCCTGATCCTCGAGCCGCATGGGCTGGCGCAGCTTTGGCGCGTGGCGAAAGAGAAACTGAGACTATGGCCTTTCCCGCATTAG
- a CDS encoding ABC transporter substrate-binding protein encodes MKQKLLTAIAATMMAASPALADLVIVDTSYRTGPYAANGIPFSDGYQDYFTLLNERDGGIGGEAVRVVECETGYNTEKGVECYEATKGEGALVYQPLSTGITYQLIPKATADGIPLHTMGYGRTSAKNGEVFKYVFNYPANYWDGASLAITHLVEQNGGSLDGKKVALVYHNSAYGKEPIRTLEGLAEKHGYELMLLPVDHPGQEQKSQWLQVRQQKPDYVLMWGWGVMNQVAIQEAVNIRFPMENFIGIWWSGSENDVKAAGEKANGYKALTFHNLGSDYPIYADIQKYVVDAGNAAGAGDQVGTVLYNRGMYAAMLAAEAIKTAQEMHGTADITSQQMRDGMENLEITEAKMAGLGLPNFGPEFKVSCQNHGGNGFGAVSQWDAAAGEFKLITEYYQSDQDVIQPLVAEDSAAFAAENGIEAGC; translated from the coding sequence ATGAAACAGAAACTACTGACCGCGATTGCGGCGACCATGATGGCGGCAAGCCCGGCGCTTGCCGATCTTGTCATCGTCGACACGAGCTATCGTACCGGGCCTTACGCTGCGAACGGCATTCCGTTCTCGGATGGGTATCAGGACTACTTCACGCTTCTCAATGAACGCGATGGTGGCATTGGTGGCGAGGCTGTGCGTGTTGTGGAATGCGAAACAGGCTACAACACAGAGAAAGGTGTTGAATGCTATGAGGCAACCAAGGGTGAAGGCGCGCTGGTGTACCAGCCTCTTTCAACCGGCATCACCTATCAGCTAATCCCCAAAGCGACGGCTGATGGCATCCCGCTTCACACCATGGGCTATGGACGGACGTCGGCTAAGAACGGCGAAGTCTTCAAGTATGTCTTCAACTATCCTGCGAATTACTGGGATGGCGCGTCGCTGGCGATCACGCATCTGGTTGAGCAAAACGGTGGAAGCTTGGACGGCAAGAAAGTTGCGTTGGTCTACCACAACTCCGCCTATGGCAAGGAGCCGATCCGGACGTTGGAAGGTCTGGCCGAAAAGCATGGCTATGAGTTGATGCTGTTGCCGGTCGATCACCCCGGGCAGGAGCAGAAGTCGCAATGGCTGCAAGTGCGTCAGCAAAAGCCTGACTATGTGCTGATGTGGGGCTGGGGCGTTATGAACCAGGTGGCCATTCAAGAAGCGGTCAACATCCGTTTCCCAATGGAGAATTTCATTGGTATCTGGTGGTCCGGCTCTGAGAATGACGTGAAAGCGGCTGGTGAAAAGGCCAACGGCTACAAGGCCCTGACCTTCCACAATCTGGGCTCCGACTATCCGATTTATGCGGATATCCAGAAGTATGTCGTAGATGCAGGTAACGCTGCCGGTGCAGGAGATCAGGTTGGCACGGTGCTTTACAACCGGGGTATGTATGCTGCGATGTTGGCTGCTGAGGCGATCAAAACAGCACAAGAAATGCACGGCACAGCCGACATCACAAGCCAGCAGATGCGCGATGGCATGGAGAATCTGGAAATCACCGAAGCCAAGATGGCGGGTCTGGGCCTGCCGAACTTTGGTCCGGAATTCAAGGTCAGTTGTCAGAACCACGGTGGCAACGGCTTTGGTGCCGTGTCGCAGTGGGACGCAGCTGCGGGTGAGTTCAAGCTGATCACTGAGTACTACCAGTCTGATCAGGATGTGATTCAGCCTCTTGTGGCCGAGGACTCTGCGGCGTTTGCTGCTGAGAACGGCATCGAAGCGGGCTGCTGA